A genomic stretch from Bradyrhizobium quebecense includes:
- a CDS encoding SRPBCC family protein: MSDTVEPDADAALVIEYDLDAPPEKVWRAVTIPALRERWLPDRDLAGAEPLSSVAGEEVRYRLRDSEPPFRESHVTFRIEPNEAGGTRFRIIQEACDQRANQPQAANSNSRVLMRAA; the protein is encoded by the coding sequence GGTTGAGCCTGACGCCGACGCAGCCTTGGTGATCGAATACGACCTCGACGCACCGCCTGAAAAAGTATGGCGCGCCGTCACCATTCCAGCCCTGCGCGAGCGCTGGCTACCGGATCGCGATCTCGCGGGCGCTGAACCCTTATCATCCGTCGCAGGCGAAGAGGTGCGTTACCGGCTCCGCGATTCCGAGCCGCCGTTTCGCGAGAGTCACGTCACCTTCCGGATCGAGCCGAACGAGGCCGGGGGCACCCGGTTTCGCATCATCCAGGAAGCCTGCGACCAGCGCGCAAACCAGCCGCAAGCGGCCAACAGCAACAGCCGCGTGCTGATGCGCGCGGC